The stretch of DNA CCCTTGCCTATATGCACAGCCAGCGCTGTGCGTGACTTCCAGCAAGGAGTGGTCAGCATGCCCAACCAACCGATCGACCCCGATGACAATGCCTCGGTCATTGAAGACCCAGGTGTACCTGTTTCCGACAGCCCCCTGACCCTCCTTGAGCCCGCGCCCCTGCCGGTGATCACGGCTGAAGACCTGGCCCCGCCCTATTCGGCGTTCCCGCCGGTCTCGCTTGACCAGTATCCCGATGAACCTTACGCCTATGGCCTGGGCATTCGGCATGTTCAGCCCTATGCGTATTTCGTCCTGGAAAAATGGCACACCTGGGCCATCTTCGACGCCTTTGAGTTGTACCTCAATAACGATCTTCAGGCGTCTGGTGTCGTCGAGATGGACCAGGATCGTTATGGCATGTACGTCATCGCCGAACGCATGCCTGAAGGTGAAGTGCAAGTGCGCGCGCGGGTAGTGCGCGCAGGCAGCGGTCAGGAAAGCACCTCGCCGCCGCAAAGCATATTGATCAAGACCACCCGTCCCGGCGGGATTGAGAACAATGGTGACGACAAATGGCACAGTAAACTGAGCCTGAGTGTCGACGGCTTGCCCGAAAGCAGCACGATCAACATGGACACGATCAGTCGCGGGTTATACGCCGTGATTGCGCCCTATCCGAACGTGCGCAAGAACGACACCATTGAGTTCTATTGGGACGGAGTTGAGATCAGGCACCTGGTCACGGCCACCGAGGCCGCTGGTATCCAGCCGATCAGGGTATTTATCAGCAAGGAAAATATTCTCAAGGGCGGCCTCAACGGCGCACTCACCCTGCGCTTCAGGGTGTTCGATGTGGTTCAGAATTACTCAGGGGAAAAATACCAGTACTCCAAGCCGTATGGACTGGTCGCCGAACTGGACCCCAGCTTGATGAGCGCGCCGTTTTTCCTGGTGGATGACGCGGAAAGCCGGCAAATCGATTACGACACGCAAAGTAATTCACTGTTCGAAATCCTGTTGCAGACCCCACGGGTGACACCGGCCCCGCTGCCCCCAAACCAGGTCACGATTACCCTGACGGCCACACTGGCGGACGGCACGATCGAAGAACTGGTGCTTGATCCTGTCGAAGTCAGGAACGGTCGGGAAGAGATCTTCCCGGTGGACCGCGATTTGATCGAGCGCGTCATCGGCGGCTCGTTCAGGGCTTCATTCGTCTGGCACACGGCCACCGGTGGCCACCTCGGGCAGTCTGGCAGTGTCACCGTAACGGTGGTGGGTACACCGACCTCGATGCCGGCAGTGACCGTGACCCCGAGCGAGTTGGGCCTGATCAACCCGGACGATGATGCGTTTATCAGCATCCCGTCCTACCAGCCCCACGCCTACGATTCGATGGAAACCCTGGTCATCGAGCAGATCGTTCCAGGGGGCGGTGGAATGCGCTATTCCGACCCGCAACTGGCCGGGGACCAAGGGGGCACGCGCCGGGTAACCAGCGAGGTGCTGCAACGCTTCAAGGGATTAGGTGACGTCGCGGTGTACTACCTGGTCGACGACGGCGCAGACAGCCAGTTGCATGCCTACGGTGCGCTGATCGAACGCAAATCCCGGGTGCTGACAGTACGCATCGACGAACGCCTCGAAACCATGCCTGCCCCCACCCTGCAGGGTGCGATTGACGACAACGTTGACCCGGTTGACGTAGTGGGCGACAGCGTGCTGCTGACGCTACCCTATACGGCAACCAGGAGCCGCGACCATATCCAATGGAACATTGTGGGCACGGGCACAGGCGGTTCCGCCAGCGGTTCGGTGACGATCAACGGTGCGACACAGGGCCAGCCACTGGTACTGCCGGTGAGCCGTGCGGTGCTGGATAACAACTTCGATGGCCAACTGCGCATCACCTACAGCCTGGAACGCGAAACCCCGCTGCCGAAACTCACCTTGCGCTCGTTTACAACCCTCCTGACCGTGGGCCGTGGCGTGGAACTGGATGCGCCTGAAGTCGTGGAAGCCGAGCAGTACCCTGACCGGCTTGACCCGCTGGCAGCTCAATCGGGTGCAACGGTGCTGGTGAAATACCGGCGCATGCGCGAGAGCGAATCGTTTTCAGTGAAATGGGTGACGGCCGATCTGCTGGGCAGCACCGTCGAAACGGGTTGGGGCAACCCCGACACCAATGAAGTGGGTGTGCCGATAGAGGCCCGTACCATTGCCAAGGGCATTCGCAACGAGCGTAACCGCATCAGTGTGCAATACAGTTTTACCCGCAGCGGGTTTCTCCATGAGTCGGATACTCTGAACCTGGACCTGCTGCCGTTGAGTGGCTTACCCACACCAACCATCGACGGGGTCGGCAACAGCGTGATCCTGCCGACGAACGAGCTCGTCGCTCAAGCCCGCACCCGTGTGGCGGCCTGGCCTTTGGCCTTTGAAGAGCAGTTCATGTGGCTGCAATACACGGGTACCAACACCGACGGCAGTGCGTTCAACCTGGACACTTTTATCGCCGCCCCTGTTGGAGAAAGCGCCACCCTGGGTGTCTCGCAACCCATACCGTTGGCGGAGCTGCAAGGCCTCAGGAACGAGTCGCACCTGACCATTCGCTTCTGGGTCAGCCTGGCCGAAAGCACTGATAAAAACACCGCAGTATTGTTTGGTGTACGCGAGCATATTATCCAGTCGATCCCCGCCACATTGCCGCGCCCGGCCTTTGCCAATCTGCAGGGCGCCACCTTGACCATCGACCCACAGGACTGGCAGAACAACGCCTATGTGGCGGTGGCCTATAACGAAATGACCGCGGCCCACCGCATCGCCCTCGAGTGGATTTACCCGAACGGCACCATGGCGACCATCCCGGCGCAGAACGGTAACACCAATAAGCGCGTCGACTTTCAGATCAGCCGGGACATCCTCGCCAACAGCGCGGGCAAATTGATCGAGCTCCGTTATATGGCGACGATAGGGACGACTACTGTCCCGTCAGAAACACAGAAGCTGACCGTCAACCGTGTTCCGTCCTCGGCGCTGCCTCGGCCGCTGATCAATGGCGTCCCTACAGGCGGTGAGTTGAACCTCAATAACTTCAGCACCAATGCCACCTTGAGTGTTGCCCCTTGGCCTTTGGCCGCAACGGGCCAGAAGGTCTGGGTGCAACTGACCAGGGCGGGCAGCGCGCCGTTGAATGTGCTGACAAACTACAGCCTGCCGGCGGGAGAAGTATCGACCGGCTTGGTGAACAAGGCGGTACTGCGCACATGGCTGGACGGCCTACCTAACAACAGCACCATCACCGTAACGTGCAAGGTAACGTTTGA from Pseudomonas sp. NC02 encodes:
- a CDS encoding Ig-like domain-containing protein — translated: MPNQPIDPDDNASVIEDPGVPVSDSPLTLLEPAPLPVITAEDLAPPYSAFPPVSLDQYPDEPYAYGLGIRHVQPYAYFVLEKWHTWAIFDAFELYLNNDLQASGVVEMDQDRYGMYVIAERMPEGEVQVRARVVRAGSGQESTSPPQSILIKTTRPGGIENNGDDKWHSKLSLSVDGLPESSTINMDTISRGLYAVIAPYPNVRKNDTIEFYWDGVEIRHLVTATEAAGIQPIRVFISKENILKGGLNGALTLRFRVFDVVQNYSGEKYQYSKPYGLVAELDPSLMSAPFFLVDDAESRQIDYDTQSNSLFEILLQTPRVTPAPLPPNQVTITLTATLADGTIEELVLDPVEVRNGREEIFPVDRDLIERVIGGSFRASFVWHTATGGHLGQSGSVTVTVVGTPTSMPAVTVTPSELGLINPDDDAFISIPSYQPHAYDSMETLVIEQIVPGGGGMRYSDPQLAGDQGGTRRVTSEVLQRFKGLGDVAVYYLVDDGADSQLHAYGALIERKSRVLTVRIDERLETMPAPTLQGAIDDNVDPVDVVGDSVLLTLPYTATRSRDHIQWNIVGTGTGGSASGSVTINGATQGQPLVLPVSRAVLDNNFDGQLRITYSLERETPLPKLTLRSFTTLLTVGRGVELDAPEVVEAEQYPDRLDPLAAQSGATVLVKYRRMRESESFSVKWVTADLLGSTVETGWGNPDTNEVGVPIEARTIAKGIRNERNRISVQYSFTRSGFLHESDTLNLDLLPLSGLPTPTIDGVGNSVILPTNELVAQARTRVAAWPLAFEEQFMWLQYTGTNTDGSAFNLDTFIAAPVGESATLGVSQPIPLAELQGLRNESHLTIRFWVSLAESTDKNTAVLFGVREHIIQSIPATLPRPAFANLQGATLTIDPQDWQNNAYVAVAYNEMTAAHRIALEWIYPNGTMATIPAQNGNTNKRVDFQISRDILANSAGKLIELRYMATIGTTTVPSETQKLTVNRVPSSALPRPLINGVPTGGELNLNNFSTNATLSVAPWPLAATGQKVWVQLTRAGSAPLNVLTNYSLPAGEVSTGLVNKAVLRTWLDGLPNNSTITVTCKVTFDGSSVESTAITFPTATYTVITSLRIDQSQLNLNGVRIIANWSPRGQDWPNNTATRVASGGVPNYRYSSSNPAIASVDASSGKVTGNRNGSAVITAFDRNNIQRQYTVNVSNIYQLQVNETEQSSQAQINWMRSIGGYPIVSTVGTGPLDRLNTIYYPPARSKHYGLCEFSPHAWYWFVHISAPIQLWAVNSSHAIYGGWCLTRY